In Deltaproteobacteria bacterium, a single genomic region encodes these proteins:
- a CDS encoding multidrug efflux SMR transporter, translating to MREWFFLITAIVFEVFATSTLKSTEGFSRLWPTACVVTGYTLSFYFLSRCLEIIPVGVAYAIWSGLGTILIVLAAWLFLGQRLDTAAVSGIFLIVAGVLVLNLFSESIVH from the coding sequence ATGAGGGAATGGTTTTTTTTGATTACGGCAATTGTTTTCGAGGTATTTGCCACCTCCACACTCAAATCCACAGAGGGGTTCTCCCGCCTGTGGCCGACTGCCTGTGTCGTAACCGGGTACACGTTGTCGTTTTATTTTTTGTCCCGCTGCCTGGAAATCATTCCGGTGGGCGTCGCTTACGCGATCTGGTCCGGCCTGGGTACGATCCTCATCGTTCTCGCTGCCTGGCTTTTTCTGGGGCAGCGTCTGGACACGGCCGCCGTTTCCGGTATTTTTCTGATCGTCGCAGGGGTCCTCGTCTTAAACCTGTTCTCTGAATCTATTGTGCATTGA